From the Robbsia betulipollinis genome, the window GCGAGATCCAGCAGGGTCTGCAAACCGCCGCCGCCATCGGCGACGACCGCCTGCAGCAGGAGAGCGGCGGCCGCGTGATGCCGGATTCCTTCACCCATGGCACCAGCGAGCAACGCCAGCGCTGGCTCAAGCGCGGACTGGATTCGGGGGATGTGCGGCAATGCGACACTTTCGCGGCAAGCGCATTGTAGGGTCGGGAACGGGAAACGGTAGAATGACGACCCGTTCGACGCCGCAGCTTCACCCATTTCCCTTCGCCTGAGTTCCGAATGTCGAGTACAAACGATCCGTTCTTCAACGCCCTTCACGATATCGAGCGCTATGTCGAGACCGACGCGAAGGCGCTGGACGAGCTGCAGAGCTATCGGTCCGGCGTGCAGTTCGCGCTGTTCGCCATCGTCGCATCGATCAAGCTGTCGCCGGGTTTCGATACCGGCGTGCTGCGCCAGTTCATCCAGACCGCGATCGACAATCCCCCGGCCGAATTCGCCCGCGATCCCGTATTCCAGGAGCCGCTGTCGCTGCTGCTCGATCTGACCGGTCCTGCCGCCGTCGAAATGTCCTGACGGCGGCCCGGTACTGCGCGCGACCGCGTATCAGGTCAGCATCGGCGTGAAGTCCGGGTCGCCCTTGCGCATCGCCCGCCGGTACGCCTCGCGTTCGCCGATGCGTTGCAGGTAGGCCAGGATGTGGGGATAGGGCGCGAGCGACATCGGCAGGAAGTGCCGCATCGTCGTGAGCGAGAACACGATCGCGATATCGGCGGCGGTCAGCGCGTCACCCGCGAAATACGGCACGGCGGCGAGCCGGTTTTCGACGAGGTCGAAGGCATGGTCGAGACGTGCCTTGACCCCCGCGAGCACCGGATTGTCCGCCGGCAGGTTCAGGCGACGCAGCGACATATTGCGTCCCATCGCCGGTTGCAGCGTCCCGTTCGCGAAGTGGAACCAGTACAGATAGTCGGCGAATTCCGGCGCATCGGGTGTGGGCGCCAGGCGGCCCTGGCCGTATTTCGCCAGGATGTATTCGATGATGGCGCCGGATTCGGCCAGCACCAGCGGTCCGTCCGTGATGATCGGCGCGGTGCCCAGCGGATGCAGCGCCTTGAACTCGGCGGGCGCCAGTATCGTCACCGGGTCCCGTGGATAGCGCTTGAGTTCGTAGGGAAGGTTCAGTTCTTCGCAAAGCCAGATGATCCGCTCGGATTGCGAGATGCCGAGATGGTGGATGGTCAGCATGGAAATTCCTCGAAGGTGCGGCTGTCATGATGAGAGACCGCCCATGGGCGGCCGCATGGTCCATCATGCCGGATTTTTTCGCTAGAGACTCGTGACCGCCATGGCGACCGCGATGACCGACATGACCGCGGTGGCCAGCCAGCCGAGCGCGCGCAGCCAGCCGCGCACCACGAAGGCGCCCATGATGTCCTGGCGGGCGACGACCAGCATCACGACCACCATGACCGGCACCGCAATGACGCCGTTGATCACCGCGCTCCAGTAGAGCGCCTTCATCGGATTGATGGCGGTGAAATTGATGATCATGCCGAGCACCGTGGCCGCCGAGATCGTCAGATAGAACGCCTTGGCCTCGCCCAGTTTGCGCGAAAACCCCACGGGCCAGCTGCGCGCTTCGCCGATCGCATAGGCGGCGGAACCTGCCAGGACCGGCACCGCCAGCAGGCCGGTGCCGATGATGCCGCAGGTGAACAGCACCGCCGCGAAACGGCCCGCGAACGGTTGCAGTGCCTGCGCGGCCTGCGCGGACGTCTGGATGTCGAGGACGCCATGTATGTGCAGGGTGGCCGCCGCCGTGGCGAGGATCGCCAGCGCCACCACGTTCGACAGACCCATGCCGACCATCGTGTCGAGCCGGATGCGCCTGAGCGCCTGCGGTGCCTGCTCCGGCGCGTCGATCAGGCTCAGGCGGGTGGGATGGGCATGCATGTCCTCGACCTCTTCCTCGGACTGCCAGAAAAAGAGATAAGGACTGATCGTCGTGCCGAAGATCGCCACCACCGCGACCAGATAGGCCGCGTTCCACTGGATATGCGGCATGAAAAACTGCGTGGCGAGTTCGCGCCAGCGCACATGCGCGACCACCAGCACCGCGAGGTAGGCGAACAGCGAGACGGTGAACCATTTCAGTACCGCCACATAGCGGCTGTATCTGAGGAAGACCTGCATCGCGATGCAGATCGCCGAGAACAGCAGCACGTAGAGCCACTTCGGCCCGGGCAGCAGCAGGCCGGTCGCGTCGGCCATCGCGCCGAGGTCGGCGCCGAGGTTGGCGACGTTGGCGATCAGCAGCAGCGCGACCACCCCCTGCACGAGCCAGTTCGGATAATGCTGGCGCAACACGCCGGCGATGCCCTGCCCGGTGGTGCGTCCGATCCGCGCGCTGATCATCTGGATCGAAACCATCAGCGGATAGCTGAACAGGAGGGTCCAGGACAGGCCATAGCCGAACGCAGCGCCGACCTGGCTGTACGTGGCGATGCCGCTCGGATCGTCGTCCGAGGCGCCCGTGATCAGGCCCGCGCCGAGGAACCCCGCCAGCCGGGGTTTGGAGGGACCGACGACGGAGGGCGGGGGGGCGGACGCCTCGTCGTGTTCGGGCGCGTTGCGCATAGGAGAGGGGCCGTGCCGTGACGATGGAAGGAAAGTCCGCCGGCTCGCGGTGGAGGCCGCGGATGCCGGCGTTGTAGGGACGTATCGGACGTAGTGCGCCCGTAGGATACTGCACTCGCCCATGCGAGGGGAACGTTTCCGCGCGGCGCGCACAGCGCACCCTTTTGGGGCGGCGTGGACGCTACAATGAGGCCCCTTCCTCATTCGAACGGTTTCAGATGAAGGTCAGCAGCCGTCGCGACCGCCCGAGCGCGCCGCATTTCCTGCCGATGCTGTGCCTGGTCGGCAGCATCGTGTCCCTCGCC encodes:
- a CDS encoding glutathione S-transferase family protein, producing the protein MLTIHHLGISQSERIIWLCEELNLPYELKRYPRDPVTILAPAEFKALHPLGTAPIITDGPLVLAESGAIIEYILAKYGQGRLAPTPDAPEFADYLYWFHFANGTLQPAMGRNMSLRRLNLPADNPVLAGVKARLDHAFDLVENRLAAVPYFAGDALTAADIAIVFSLTTMRHFLPMSLAPYPHILAYLQRIGEREAYRRAMRKGDPDFTPMLT
- a CDS encoding Nramp family divalent metal transporter — translated: MRNAPEHDEASAPPPSVVGPSKPRLAGFLGAGLITGASDDDPSGIATYSQVGAAFGYGLSWTLLFSYPLMVSIQMISARIGRTTGQGIAGVLRQHYPNWLVQGVVALLLIANVANLGADLGAMADATGLLLPGPKWLYVLLFSAICIAMQVFLRYSRYVAVLKWFTVSLFAYLAVLVVAHVRWRELATQFFMPHIQWNAAYLVAVVAIFGTTISPYLFFWQSEEEVEDMHAHPTRLSLIDAPEQAPQALRRIRLDTMVGMGLSNVVALAILATAAATLHIHGVLDIQTSAQAAQALQPFAGRFAAVLFTCGIIGTGLLAVPVLAGSAAYAIGEARSWPVGFSRKLGEAKAFYLTISAATVLGMIINFTAINPMKALYWSAVINGVIAVPVMVVVMLVVARQDIMGAFVVRGWLRALGWLATAVMSVIAVAMAVTSL